In Nostoc sp. UHCC 0926, a single genomic region encodes these proteins:
- a CDS encoding YqeG family HAD IIIA-type phosphatase has protein sequence MIWNNLLQPDLILEGSVLNLTPDIIQKYGLKGLVLDVDETLVPFKVGVASPELQRWVEEIRACTALCLVSNNLSEARIGGIARSLNLPYYLGAAKPSRRKIRAALRAMDLPVHQVGMVGDRLFTDVLAGNRLGMFTILVEPIVHADAALRSHPVRNFEVWISEILGASITPKKTKIHKS, from the coding sequence ATGATCTGGAACAATCTTTTACAGCCTGACTTGATTTTAGAGGGTTCAGTGTTGAACCTAACACCAGATATTATCCAAAAATACGGACTGAAGGGGCTGGTATTGGATGTAGATGAAACCTTAGTACCCTTTAAAGTAGGGGTGGCTTCACCAGAACTACAACGCTGGGTAGAGGAAATTCGTGCCTGTACTGCATTGTGCTTGGTGAGTAACAACCTTAGTGAAGCGCGAATTGGTGGAATTGCGCGATCGCTCAACCTACCTTACTACTTAGGTGCAGCCAAGCCTTCCCGACGTAAAATTAGGGCAGCACTTAGGGCAATGGATCTACCAGTGCATCAAGTGGGGATGGTAGGCGATCGCTTATTTACCGATGTTTTAGCAGGTAATCGCTTGGGGATGTTTACCATTTTAGTCGAACCGATTGTTCATGCAGATGCGGCCCTGCGTTCTCATCCCGTCCGCAACTTTGAAGTTTGGATATCTGAAATTCTTGGAGCCTCTATTACCCCCAAGAAAACCAAGATTCACAAAAGTTGA
- a CDS encoding ROK family protein, whose protein sequence is MTLILALDFGGTKLAAALVNIGSRKWLRYERRLSPANANASTDLEIMRSLIYSLLEDTKPAAIGVSFGGPVDASTGTVRLSHHVAGWQNIPLKGLLEEEFGVPVGVDNDANVAALGEHRFGAGQGYDSLFYITVSTGVGGGWILNGQPWRGTGGMAGEIGHMVVDPTGPVCLCGKRGCVERLASGPYMAQNAREILENVDAPAASRRVPQRRGGLRDGKVLRGLVGDNLTLLTGQLVSEAAVAGDDLAKEVLHKAAWALGVGIGNVANLMNPQRFVLGGGVTKAGEDFWQVMRQVARETALPEVDFEIVPAVLGDDAPLWGAVAIASIMVEALNFLVE, encoded by the coding sequence ATGACATTAATTTTAGCTCTCGATTTTGGTGGAACTAAGCTGGCGGCAGCATTGGTAAATATCGGTTCTAGAAAGTGGTTGCGTTATGAACGTCGTCTCTCGCCAGCGAATGCAAATGCTAGTACTGACTTGGAAATTATGCGATCGCTCATTTACTCTTTGCTGGAAGACACAAAACCTGCTGCGATCGGTGTCAGCTTTGGCGGGCCAGTTGACGCTTCCACGGGAACGGTGCGACTATCTCATCATGTCGCTGGATGGCAAAACATTCCCCTCAAAGGTCTGTTGGAGGAGGAGTTTGGTGTTCCTGTGGGTGTGGACAACGATGCTAACGTTGCTGCTTTGGGAGAACATCGTTTTGGTGCGGGACAGGGATACGATAGTTTGTTTTACATCACTGTCAGTACTGGCGTGGGTGGTGGTTGGATACTGAACGGCCAGCCTTGGCGGGGTACAGGTGGGATGGCTGGTGAAATTGGACACATGGTTGTAGATCCTACTGGGCCAGTTTGTTTATGTGGCAAACGGGGATGTGTAGAACGTTTGGCTTCTGGGCCTTATATGGCGCAAAATGCTAGGGAAATTTTGGAGAACGTAGACGCACCAGCGGCTTCCCGGAGGGTACCACAGAGGCGCGGAGGACTCAGAGATGGAAAAGTTTTGAGGGGTTTGGTGGGGGATAATTTAACGTTATTGACAGGGCAATTGGTAAGTGAGGCTGCGGTGGCTGGAGATGATTTGGCTAAGGAAGTTTTGCACAAGGCTGCTTGGGCGCTGGGTGTAGGTATTGGTAATGTGGCGAACCTGATGAATCCACAGCGCTTTGTGTTGGGAGGCGGTGTAACTAAGGCGGGGGAGGATTTCTGGCAGGTGATGCGTCAAGTGGCGCGGGAGACAGCTTTGCCGGAAGTTGATTTTGAAATTGTGCCGGCGGTACTAGGTGATGATGCGCCTTTGTGGGGGGCTGTGGCGATCGCTTCTATTATGGTAGAGGCATTAAACTTTTTAGTAGAGTAA
- a CDS encoding DUF3727 domain-containing protein, translating to MFSSPFPEENDNAHAGSITLTDEKGRSLECYIEHSLEVDGQEYVLLLPVDSPVEIFSWEGDGEEEEAVLVEDDTTIDQIFANAQAVLSEQNLILKNTAYALTVAGDLPPVEESELFTLEIEDEEADLEPEQLQLLASFYDEDQEYAIYTPLDPLLFFARIAKTGEPELLSPEEFRQVQPLLEEHLFNEVE from the coding sequence ATGTTTTCCTCTCCATTCCCTGAAGAAAATGATAACGCTCATGCGGGTTCCATCACTTTAACCGATGAAAAAGGGCGATCGCTCGAATGTTACATAGAGCATTCCCTGGAGGTAGATGGACAAGAATACGTTTTGCTTCTTCCTGTAGACTCACCTGTAGAAATTTTTTCTTGGGAAGGTGACGGTGAGGAAGAAGAAGCGGTTCTGGTAGAAGATGACACCACCATTGATCAAATTTTTGCTAATGCCCAAGCTGTACTATCTGAGCAGAACCTGATACTGAAGAACACAGCATACGCTTTGACTGTTGCAGGTGATTTACCGCCAGTTGAAGAATCAGAACTCTTCACCTTAGAAATCGAAGACGAAGAGGCAGATTTAGAGCCAGAGCAATTACAGCTACTCGCTAGCTTCTATGATGAAGATCAGGAGTATGCAATTTATACACCCCTCGATCCCCTGTTGTTTTTTGCACGGATAGCAAAAACAGGTGAACCTGAATTACTCTCTCCAGAGGAGTTTCGCCAAGTGCAACCTCTGTTAGAGGAACATCTTTTTAATGAAGTGGAATAA
- the proB gene encoding glutamate 5-kinase has protein sequence MSLTIVVKIGTSSLTQPETGQLALSTIATLAETLCHLRRQGHRVILVSSGAVGVGCARLGLTERPKAIALKQAVAAVGQGRLIRVYDDLFTTLQQPIAQVLLTRNDLVQRSRYLNVYNTFKELLGLGVIPIVNENDTVAIDELKFGDNDTLSALVASLVKADWLFLLTDVDRLYSADPRSVPDARPIALVSSIKELAQLQIQTSSQGSQWGTGGMVTKISAARIAIAAGVRTVITQGRFPRNIEKILQGELIGTHFEPQPEPTSARKRWIAYGLVPTGKLYLDEGAIAAISLAGKSLLAAGIKAVEREFDAQDAVQLCDTNGNEIGRGLVNYNSNELQKICGHHSREISTILGYVGVETVIHRDNLVLT, from the coding sequence ATGTCACTAACAATTGTTGTCAAAATCGGCACTTCTAGCCTGACTCAACCAGAAACAGGACAATTAGCACTTTCTACCATCGCCACCTTAGCGGAGACACTTTGCCATTTAAGACGCCAGGGACATCGAGTAATTTTGGTTTCTTCTGGGGCTGTGGGGGTGGGATGTGCGCGGTTGGGCTTAACCGAACGTCCCAAGGCGATCGCTCTAAAACAAGCTGTAGCAGCAGTTGGACAAGGCAGGTTAATCCGGGTATACGATGATTTATTTACTACTTTACAACAGCCAATTGCTCAAGTATTACTGACTCGGAATGACTTGGTACAGCGCAGCCGCTATCTCAATGTATACAACACTTTTAAAGAATTACTGGGACTGGGAGTGATTCCTATAGTCAATGAAAATGATACCGTAGCAATAGACGAACTAAAATTTGGCGACAATGACACCCTTTCGGCATTGGTTGCCAGCCTAGTAAAAGCAGATTGGCTATTTTTGCTCACCGATGTTGATCGGCTGTACTCAGCCGATCCGCGTTCCGTGCCAGATGCTCGACCGATCGCTTTAGTTAGTAGCATTAAAGAATTGGCTCAATTACAGATACAAACAAGTTCCCAAGGTTCTCAGTGGGGTACTGGCGGTATGGTGACAAAAATTTCGGCTGCAAGGATTGCCATTGCTGCTGGAGTGCGGACTGTAATTACCCAAGGACGATTTCCCCGAAATATAGAAAAAATTCTCCAAGGTGAACTTATTGGAACGCATTTTGAACCGCAACCTGAACCAACTTCTGCGCGTAAACGTTGGATAGCTTACGGTCTTGTACCTACGGGTAAATTGTATTTAGATGAAGGTGCGATCGCGGCAATTTCTCTAGCAGGAAAATCGTTATTAGCAGCTGGAATTAAAGCCGTAGAAAGAGAGTTTGATGCACAAGACGCGGTGCAATTGTGTGACACCAACGGTAACGAAATTGGTAGAGGACTTGTGAACTACAACAGCAATGAACTGCAAAAAATTTGTGGACATCATTCACGGGAAATTTCGACAATTTTAGGTTATGTCGGTGTAGAAACTGTGATTCACCGGGATAATTTGGTTTTGACTTAA
- the ruvX gene encoding Holliday junction resolvase RuvX — translation MISQEQPKPFISALGLDFGRKRIGVAGCDRTGLIATGITTIDRTSFEQDVEQIRQIVNQREVQILVMGLPYSMDGSIGFQARQVQKFTIRLARALKLPVEYVDERLTSFQAEQLLIAENRSPSRHKGLIDRKAAALILQQWLDVKRAKSRSSVAAIEY, via the coding sequence GTGATATCCCAAGAGCAACCAAAACCGTTTATTTCAGCGTTGGGACTAGATTTCGGTCGCAAGCGGATTGGAGTAGCAGGGTGCGATCGCACGGGTTTAATTGCCACGGGGATCACTACAATAGATCGTACATCTTTTGAGCAGGATGTCGAGCAAATCCGGCAAATAGTTAATCAACGTGAGGTGCAAATCCTAGTTATGGGCTTACCTTATTCAATGGATGGCTCAATAGGATTTCAGGCACGTCAAGTTCAGAAATTTACTATAAGACTTGCTAGAGCACTGAAACTGCCTGTGGAATATGTGGATGAGCGATTAACTTCATTTCAAGCAGAGCAACTGCTGATAGCTGAGAACCGCTCCCCGTCACGCCATAAAGGTTTGATTGACCGCAAGGCAGCCGCTTTGATTTTACAACAATGGCTAGATGTTAAGCGTGCTAAATCCCGCAGTTCAGTGGCGGCTATTGAGTATTGA
- a CDS encoding GNAT family N-acetyltransferase, whose amino-acid sequence MAARIKMTSLLPRNLSVVIRPVQYRDLDGIERITQESFAAHTPQGRGFAISQMQRLRRWYGLLKFLSWFPNPLQYRLCAYVAEQGRMLVGMIQVSPFNRTHSTWRIDQVLLERGVDKQGIGSQLLRHCFESILEARTWLLEVNINDIEALALYRQNGFQRLAEMTYWEIGPELLAELTQAEPDLPNLLPVSNADAQLLYQLDTASMPPLVRQVFDRNTRDFKTSLFGALTDAVKQWLTKTEVVSGYVFEPQRKAAIGYFQVQLDRKGEVPHVATLTVHPAYTWLYPELLSQLARIAQDFPQQGLQLASSDYQAEREEYLERIGAKRIEHTLVMSRSVWHKLRESKFVSLEGIQWTDMLQGLQPARKPIPGGMSWIQPPKLPSSEKPLPSKSETINFSVKNPSMEASPIPESADAQQEN is encoded by the coding sequence ATGGCGGCTCGAATTAAAATGACTTCATTACTTCCCCGAAACCTCAGCGTTGTTATCCGACCAGTCCAATACCGGGACCTGGACGGGATTGAGCGCATAACTCAAGAGTCATTCGCAGCCCATACTCCCCAAGGGAGAGGTTTTGCTATAAGCCAGATGCAAAGGCTGCGTCGCTGGTATGGATTACTCAAATTTTTGAGTTGGTTTCCTAACCCGCTACAGTATCGCCTCTGTGCCTATGTAGCAGAGCAAGGGCGGATGCTTGTAGGGATGATTCAAGTGTCACCGTTTAACCGGACACACAGCACTTGGCGCATTGATCAAGTATTGTTGGAGCGTGGTGTCGATAAACAAGGAATTGGCTCGCAACTTTTGCGTCATTGCTTTGAATCGATTTTGGAAGCTCGCACTTGGCTACTGGAAGTTAACATCAACGATATTGAGGCGCTGGCACTATATCGACAAAATGGATTCCAGCGTCTGGCAGAAATGACATACTGGGAAATTGGGCCAGAATTACTGGCTGAATTGACACAAGCAGAGCCAGATTTGCCCAATCTCTTGCCAGTGAGTAATGCTGATGCCCAGTTGCTGTATCAACTAGATACGGCATCTATGCCACCTCTGGTACGTCAGGTTTTTGACCGCAATACCCGCGATTTTAAAACCAGTTTGTTTGGCGCTTTAACTGATGCAGTCAAGCAATGGCTGACCAAAACAGAAGTAGTCAGTGGTTACGTATTTGAACCCCAACGCAAAGCTGCGATCGGCTATTTTCAGGTGCAACTTGACCGTAAGGGTGAAGTTCCCCATGTGGCAACGCTGACGGTTCATCCTGCTTACACCTGGCTGTATCCAGAGTTACTATCTCAGCTGGCTCGGATTGCTCAAGATTTTCCCCAGCAAGGGTTACAACTAGCTTCCTCAGACTATCAGGCAGAGCGAGAAGAGTATTTGGAACGAATTGGAGCAAAACGCATAGAACACACATTAGTTATGTCTCGCTCTGTGTGGCACAAGCTACGGGAGTCTAAATTTGTCTCCTTAGAAGGAATTCAGTGGACTGATATGCTGCAAGGTTTACAACCGGCCCGTAAACCGATACCAGGCGGGATGTCATGGATACAACCACCAAAGCTGCCATCGTCAGAGAAACCACTGCCAAGCAAGTCAGAAACGATTAACTTTTCGGTAAAAAACCCTAGCATGGAAGCATCGCCGATTCCTGAATCAGCAGATGCACAGCAGGAGAATTAG
- a CDS encoding pentapeptide repeat-containing protein: MTTPIVNRSNQSGQSKKPERANSLLLASRRFAAWAAEITLVVTSGLIPFGIGVYANSRSDFNRVPLNPILVVTERAIARPLALPVSYGIRNVAWPTNILWTIALLAPVTLSWWQLYLLAKTGSTIPKRWLKVRVVNEQGKPPGLGAVVIREGVGRWTVPISIAYLLWRYSFAFPNLGLFTFLSLLMIVGEGIGLPSRRGRRALHDQLAGTYTIDAARPLPSSLLANNRQAQSAGGNDQAEEWQEGNEELAAAQTNQSPNLWRQIQQNPNLTLFGVGLTSMTAVLATLIGTQVYIQIQQSQRATKQINSQQFLELVKQLSPNSGASNEQRQSAILAMGGLNDPQSIKFLADLLVSETNPSLLDTIQQALTTVGPKAIPELKNKNLFLVGKLESVGSTASQERELRQGRLQRNQRTINKILSVYSGKIEGVDLSSTQLGQSGTPGSSFFNLALDNVDLSGVKLKSANLNQASLKGSRFRSAGEDGRWDTYDDVMADLSQAQLQQANLTDANLSRVLMNRIDLSRATLNRANLSNARLFEAKLNSTQLVGADLRNAVLEKASLTGADLGDAKLNEANLYAARLGRVTAIGTQLSFANLTNTDWQGADLSGAYLDRANLSNANLSATRLAGAVLRSAQMENVNLQNADLSLADLRGANVAGADFKGAILAPSKQDPADQFVQTPDLGSVSAVVQGVDFSQAKNLDAKQLAYICTQGGIHPRCP, translated from the coding sequence ATGACGACACCAATTGTCAACAGAAGTAATCAATCTGGTCAGTCAAAAAAACCGGAAAGAGCCAATTCGCTGTTACTAGCAAGTAGGCGTTTTGCTGCTTGGGCGGCTGAAATCACACTAGTAGTTACCAGTGGGTTGATTCCCTTCGGCATTGGTGTCTATGCCAATTCTAGAAGCGATTTTAATCGAGTGCCGCTTAACCCCATACTGGTAGTCACCGAAAGAGCGATCGCTAGACCCCTGGCTCTGCCTGTGAGCTATGGCATCCGTAACGTAGCATGGCCGACTAATATTTTGTGGACAATCGCCCTGTTAGCGCCTGTAACTCTCTCGTGGTGGCAATTGTATTTACTGGCTAAGACTGGTAGCACAATTCCTAAACGTTGGTTAAAAGTGCGGGTTGTCAACGAGCAAGGCAAGCCACCCGGATTGGGGGCAGTTGTAATTAGAGAAGGAGTTGGGCGTTGGACTGTACCCATTTCCATCGCCTATCTGCTGTGGCGCTACAGCTTTGCTTTTCCTAATTTAGGATTATTCACATTTTTGTCTTTGTTAATGATTGTGGGCGAAGGGATAGGCTTACCATCGCGCCGGGGGCGTCGCGCACTACATGATCAACTTGCAGGCACTTATACAATAGATGCGGCTCGCCCCTTGCCATCCTCACTCTTAGCTAACAACAGACAAGCTCAGTCTGCTGGCGGTAATGATCAAGCAGAAGAATGGCAGGAGGGAAATGAAGAATTAGCAGCAGCCCAAACCAACCAGTCACCTAATTTATGGCGGCAGATCCAGCAAAATCCTAATCTGACTTTGTTTGGGGTAGGGCTTACAAGCATGACTGCTGTGTTGGCAACTTTAATCGGCACTCAAGTCTATATCCAAATTCAACAATCCCAGCGAGCAACTAAGCAAATCAACAGCCAACAGTTCCTCGAACTCGTCAAACAATTGAGTCCCAACTCTGGGGCGAGTAATGAGCAACGCCAAAGTGCAATTCTGGCTATGGGTGGTCTTAATGACCCACAGTCCATTAAATTTCTGGCGGATCTCTTAGTTAGCGAAACCAACCCCAGCCTGCTGGATACGATTCAACAAGCTTTGACAACTGTCGGGCCCAAAGCCATCCCGGAACTAAAAAATAAGAATCTGTTTTTGGTGGGTAAACTGGAGTCTGTGGGTAGTACTGCAAGCCAAGAGCGGGAATTGCGGCAAGGGCGGCTACAAAGAAACCAGCGGACGATCAATAAGATTCTCTCTGTTTACAGCGGTAAAATCGAGGGCGTTGACCTTAGTAGCACCCAATTAGGTCAAAGCGGTACTCCAGGAAGTTCCTTCTTCAACTTGGCATTAGACAACGTTGATTTATCAGGAGTTAAATTAAAATCTGCAAATCTTAACCAAGCCAGTTTGAAGGGTAGCCGCTTCCGGAGTGCGGGTGAGGATGGACGTTGGGATACCTACGACGATGTGATGGCTGATTTAAGCCAAGCTCAGTTGCAGCAAGCCAATCTTACTGATGCTAACCTCAGTCGCGTCTTGATGAATCGGATCGATTTGAGCCGTGCCACTCTCAATAGAGCCAACTTGTCCAACGCGCGTCTATTTGAAGCTAAACTCAACAGCACCCAACTAGTAGGAGCCGATCTGCGAAACGCAGTTTTGGAAAAAGCCAGCTTGACTGGAGCGGATTTAGGCGACGCTAAATTGAACGAAGCCAATCTGTACGCTGCGCGTTTAGGTCGCGTCACTGCCATCGGAACACAATTATCCTTTGCCAACTTAACTAACACTGATTGGCAAGGGGCAGATTTATCAGGAGCCTATTTGGATCGTGCTAATCTCAGTAATGCTAACCTGAGCGCCACACGTCTGGCTGGTGCTGTTTTGCGCTCTGCCCAGATGGAAAACGTCAACTTGCAAAATGCCGACTTGAGTCTTGCAGATTTACGAGGGGCAAATGTGGCAGGAGCAGATTTTAAGGGGGCAATTCTCGCCCCTAGCAAACAAGATCCAGCAGATCAATTTGTCCAAACCCCAGATTTAGGCTCAGTATCTGCCGTAGTCCAAGGCGTTGATTTTTCTCAAGCCAAAAACTTAGATGCCAAGCAATTAGCGTACATTTGTACTCAAGGAGGCATTCATCCCCGTTGCCCGTAG